The following proteins are encoded in a genomic region of Pyramidobacter porci:
- a CDS encoding thiamine diphosphokinase — MNKSVCWIAGAGEFYAPAFAPLPGDYVIAADGGYESLRRHGATIDMALGDFDSLGYVPKHRNVVRCSPVKDDTDMALAVKEGLSLGYERFALLGGLGGRLGHTLANLQTLMYLSRRGARGFLIGKNETATALTDGELYFSDAHRGYLSLFCLSEPACGVTLRGLKYELTDATLESFVALGVSNEFTGRESSVAVARGTLVVLWQDGRLEEMLRA; from the coding sequence ATGAATAAGTCCGTCTGCTGGATCGCGGGAGCCGGCGAGTTCTACGCCCCCGCCTTCGCGCCTCTGCCCGGCGATTACGTGATCGCGGCCGACGGCGGCTATGAATCGCTGCGCCGCCACGGAGCGACGATCGACATGGCGCTGGGTGACTTCGACTCGCTGGGCTATGTGCCTAAACACCGCAACGTCGTGCGCTGCTCTCCCGTCAAGGACGATACCGACATGGCGCTCGCCGTCAAAGAAGGACTGTCGCTCGGCTACGAGCGCTTCGCCCTGCTGGGGGGGCTCGGCGGGCGGCTGGGGCACACGCTCGCCAACCTGCAGACGCTGATGTACCTTTCACGTCGCGGCGCGCGCGGCTTTCTGATCGGAAAAAACGAAACCGCCACAGCGCTGACCGACGGCGAGCTGTATTTCAGCGACGCGCACCGCGGTTACCTCTCGCTGTTTTGCCTGAGCGAACCAGCCTGCGGCGTCACGCTGCGGGGCCTCAAATACGAACTGACGGACGCGACGCTGGAAAGTTTCGTCGCCCTCGGCGTCAGCAACGAATTCACCGGCCGGGAAAGCTCCGTGGCCGTCGCCCGCGGCACGCTCGTCGTCCTGTGGCAGGACGGCCGTCTGGAAGAAATGCTGCGCGCTTGA
- the thiE gene encoding thiamine phosphate synthase: MICSRESLRLYAVTDRHWLGAKTLAQAVEEALRGGATMVQLREKDLPDDLFLAEALAIKSVVKRYNAPLIVNDRVEIALACGADGVHLGQDDADPRAARLRLGPRKIIGVSAHSVAEAVVAERNGADYLGSGALFPTGTKDNAAALPLDELKRIAEAVSIPVVGIGGITADNLPRLKGSGLCGAAVVSALFAAPDVEVSARRLRRLADEIFGA; this comes from the coding sequence ATGATCTGCTCAAGAGAATCGCTGCGTCTCTACGCCGTCACCGACCGCCATTGGCTGGGCGCGAAGACGCTGGCGCAGGCGGTGGAAGAAGCGTTGCGCGGCGGCGCCACGATGGTGCAGCTGCGCGAGAAAGATCTGCCCGACGACCTTTTTCTGGCCGAAGCGTTGGCGATCAAATCCGTCGTGAAAAGGTACAACGCGCCGCTGATCGTCAACGACCGCGTCGAGATCGCGCTGGCCTGCGGCGCTGACGGCGTCCACCTCGGGCAGGACGATGCGGATCCGCGCGCGGCGCGTCTGCGGCTCGGCCCGCGCAAAATCATCGGCGTCTCGGCACACAGCGTGGCGGAGGCCGTCGTTGCCGAGCGTAACGGCGCCGATTATCTCGGTTCGGGGGCGCTGTTTCCGACCGGCACCAAGGACAACGCCGCCGCGCTGCCGCTGGACGAACTGAAACGCATCGCTGAGGCTGTCTCCATCCCCGTCGTGGGCATCGGCGGCATCACGGCGGACAATCTGCCGCGGCTGAAAGGCTCGGGGCTGTGCGGCGCGGCCGTCGTCTCGGCGCTCTTCGCCGCGCCCGACGTCGAAGTGTCGGCGCGCCGCCTGCGCCGTCTCGCCGACGAAATTTTCGGCGCCTGA
- the thiD gene encoding bifunctional hydroxymethylpyrimidine kinase/phosphomethylpyrimidine kinase: protein MIYKVLTIAGSDCSGGAGVQADLKTMAAHKVYGMSAITALTAQNTTGVFGVLEASPEFVAQQIDCVFDDIRPDAVKIGMVSSAAIISAIAARLKAFGARNIVVDPVMVATSGSRLLDEDATGALRGELLPLGTVITPNIPEAETLCGFAIADHDDMERAARRLAAGLGGAVLIKGGHLTDCADDLLFSEGRPVWLNSPRLDNHNTHGTGCTLSSAIACHLAMGRSVEESVRRAKAYVTGALRAGLNLGRGPGPLDHAWAVREAD, encoded by the coding sequence ATGATATATAAAGTTCTCACGATCGCCGGTTCCGACTGCTCCGGCGGCGCCGGCGTCCAGGCCGACCTCAAGACCATGGCGGCCCACAAGGTGTACGGCATGAGCGCGATCACGGCGCTGACCGCTCAAAACACCACCGGCGTCTTCGGCGTGCTCGAAGCTTCGCCGGAATTCGTGGCGCAGCAGATCGACTGCGTCTTCGACGACATCCGCCCCGACGCCGTGAAAATCGGCATGGTGTCCAGCGCCGCCATCATCTCGGCCATCGCCGCCCGGCTCAAGGCTTTCGGCGCGCGCAACATCGTTGTCGACCCCGTCATGGTCGCCACCAGCGGCTCGCGCCTGCTCGACGAAGACGCGACCGGCGCGCTGCGCGGCGAACTGCTGCCATTGGGAACGGTGATCACGCCCAACATCCCCGAGGCGGAAACGCTCTGCGGCTTCGCCATCGCCGATCACGACGACATGGAACGGGCGGCCCGGCGCCTCGCCGCCGGTTTGGGCGGCGCCGTGTTGATCAAGGGCGGACACCTGACCGACTGCGCCGACGACCTGCTCTTCAGCGAAGGACGCCCCGTCTGGCTGAACTCGCCGCGTCTGGACAATCACAACACGCACGGCACGGGCTGCACGCTCTCGTCGGCCATCGCCTGCCATCTCGCCATGGGCCGCAGCGTCGAAGAAAGCGTGCGCCGCGCCAAAGCCTACGTCACCGGCGCGCTGCGGGCCGGGCTGAATCTCGGGCGCGGCCCGGGACCGCTCGATCACGCCTGGGCCGTCAGAGAAGCGGACTGA
- a CDS encoding amidohydrolase — translation MSLWIRNAAIATMDRENPGADSAVVVGDFFAYVGSDRGAEAYLKEHPQKDLEVLDCGGAFLMPGFNDSHMHFLHYAKSKLGAVDLRGTKSVGEIVERMKKGLEKYDPAAGLWLLGEGWNHDYFTDEKRYPTAADLDAVTTEYPLLVMRTCFHVGVLNSKAMELIGLDAAAAEKMGAFAGKNPDGSPDGVVKEHIVDTIKANLPAPELKTLLNMVLVCQKDLFACGITSIQSDDFKYTPDGCAYEMMRLLRDASEDGRLKVRWGEQALLPTKAELDEFFDRKGLDDSYGNRSFKISTVKLLTDGSLGARTAYMRRPYADDPSTRGLPTYTQEELDALVLKAHENNMPVAMHAIGDGAMEMALNAVERARKAMPYVHPRHGVVHCQITDRRQVERFRELDVVAFIQPIFIDYDMHIVFDRVGRELGSTSYAWKDYIESGVHAPFGTDAPVEDFNPMRGLYCAVTSRDLNGEGPFLPRQILSREQALYGYTAAGAWATHDEDVKGKIKSGMYADFITVDRDLLNCPERDILAAKVTATYIGGEKVF, via the coding sequence ATGTCGTTATGGATTCGCAATGCGGCGATCGCCACCATGGACCGCGAAAACCCGGGCGCCGATTCGGCGGTCGTCGTCGGAGATTTCTTCGCCTACGTGGGCAGCGACAGGGGGGCGGAAGCGTATCTGAAGGAGCATCCGCAAAAAGATCTCGAAGTGCTGGACTGCGGCGGGGCGTTTTTGATGCCCGGCTTCAACGACAGCCACATGCACTTTCTCCATTACGCGAAGTCGAAGCTGGGCGCCGTCGATCTGCGCGGCACGAAATCCGTCGGCGAGATCGTCGAGCGCATGAAGAAAGGTCTTGAAAAGTACGATCCGGCCGCGGGGCTGTGGCTGCTCGGCGAGGGCTGGAACCACGATTACTTCACCGATGAAAAGCGCTATCCCACGGCGGCCGATCTCGACGCGGTGACGACGGAGTACCCGCTGCTGGTCATGCGCACGTGCTTCCACGTCGGCGTACTCAACTCCAAGGCCATGGAGCTGATCGGACTCGACGCGGCCGCGGCGGAAAAGATGGGCGCTTTCGCCGGCAAAAATCCCGACGGCTCGCCCGACGGCGTCGTCAAGGAACATATCGTCGACACCATCAAAGCCAACCTGCCGGCGCCCGAACTGAAGACGCTGCTGAACATGGTACTGGTCTGCCAGAAGGATCTGTTCGCCTGCGGCATCACGAGCATCCAGTCGGACGACTTCAAGTACACGCCCGACGGCTGCGCCTACGAGATGATGCGCCTGCTGCGCGACGCCTCTGAAGACGGCCGGCTCAAGGTGCGCTGGGGAGAGCAGGCGCTGCTGCCCACCAAGGCCGAGCTCGACGAGTTCTTCGATCGCAAGGGACTGGACGACAGCTACGGCAACCGCAGCTTCAAGATTTCCACGGTCAAGCTGCTCACCGACGGATCGCTCGGGGCGCGCACGGCCTACATGCGCCGGCCCTACGCCGATGATCCCTCGACGCGCGGCCTGCCGACCTACACGCAGGAGGAACTCGACGCATTAGTGCTGAAGGCGCACGAGAACAACATGCCCGTGGCCATGCACGCCATCGGCGACGGCGCCATGGAAATGGCGCTGAACGCCGTCGAGCGCGCCCGCAAGGCTATGCCCTACGTGCATCCACGCCACGGCGTCGTTCACTGCCAGATCACCGACCGGCGCCAAGTCGAGCGCTTCAGGGAGCTCGACGTGGTCGCCTTCATCCAGCCGATTTTCATCGACTACGACATGCACATCGTCTTCGACCGCGTCGGCCGCGAACTGGGAAGCACTTCTTACGCCTGGAAGGATTACATCGAATCGGGAGTACACGCGCCGTTCGGCACCGACGCGCCCGTGGAAGATTTCAATCCCATGCGGGGCCTGTACTGCGCGGTCACCAGCCGCGACCTGAACGGCGAGGGACCGTTTTTGCCGCGGCAGATCCTCAGCCGCGAGCAGGCGCTCTACGGCTACACGGCGGCCGGAGCCTGGGCGACGCACGACGAGGACGTGAAGGGCAAGATCAAATCCGGCATGTACGCCGACTTCATCACGGTGGACCGCGATCTGCTGAACTGTCCGGAGCGCGACATCCTCGCCGCCAAGGTCACGGCGACGTATATCGGCGGCGAAAAAGTGTTTTAA